A stretch of Thermococcus sp. DNA encodes these proteins:
- a CDS encoding Gfo/Idh/MocA family protein, protein MPMELRVGVIGCGNIFNLAHKRALRGIEGIRVVACMDIDAARAKEGAKELGAKAFTSLDEFLDIDLDVVEILTPTYTHAELALAALKAGKHVIVEKPIALTVEEAEKMIRTAEKEGLHLFVGHVRRFDLRWIQMKEVIKKRNILPMHIRKAEVQNLPFPKDYWYWDENRSGGVAVDLGVHVTDFLRWFFESEPVSVYAVGKSIKEEARANGTFDHFMMMIAFEGGKTGIAEVSWAYPYPSRYGVFYHHVDIIGKNGRIRYTPLDTPVVGVAKANFEMPRFSPLLSTFPDAFERELRHFFNCIKGREEPVVTAEDGLVALKIAEMAKESARKGEVVEI, encoded by the coding sequence ATGCCCATGGAGCTGAGGGTAGGAGTGATAGGCTGTGGAAACATATTCAACCTCGCCCACAAGAGGGCGCTGAGGGGGATAGAGGGGATTAGGGTCGTTGCCTGCATGGATATAGACGCGGCCAGAGCCAAGGAAGGTGCTAAGGAGCTTGGGGCGAAAGCCTTCACGAGCCTTGATGAGTTTCTTGACATTGACCTCGACGTCGTGGAAATCCTCACACCAACCTACACCCACGCTGAGCTGGCCCTCGCGGCACTTAAGGCTGGAAAGCACGTCATAGTCGAGAAGCCGATAGCCCTCACCGTCGAAGAGGCCGAGAAAATGATAAGGACCGCGGAAAAGGAGGGCCTGCACCTTTTCGTTGGCCATGTAAGGCGCTTTGACCTCAGGTGGATTCAGATGAAGGAAGTCATAAAGAAGCGCAACATCCTTCCCATGCACATCAGAAAGGCCGAAGTCCAGAACCTCCCCTTCCCGAAGGACTACTGGTACTGGGACGAGAACAGGAGCGGCGGCGTTGCCGTTGACCTGGGGGTTCACGTCACGGATTTCCTGCGCTGGTTTTTCGAGAGCGAGCCGGTGAGCGTTTATGCCGTTGGAAAGTCCATCAAGGAGGAGGCAAGGGCGAACGGAACGTTCGACCACTTCATGATGATGATAGCGTTCGAGGGAGGGAAGACGGGCATAGCGGAGGTCAGCTGGGCGTATCCGTACCCCTCACGCTACGGTGTGTTCTACCACCACGTTGACATCATCGGAAAGAACGGCAGGATACGCTACACCCCTCTGGACACACCGGTGGTCGGCGTTGCCAAGGCCAACTTTGAGATGCCCCGCTTCTCACCGCTCCTTTCGACCTTCCCGGATGCCTTCGAGAGGGAGTTGAGACACTTCTTTAACTGCATCAAGGGCAGGGAGGAGCCAGTGGTCACGGCGGAGGACGGCCTGGTCGCGCTGAAGATTGCAGAGATGGCCAAGGAAAGCGCCCGGAAGGGGGAGGTGGTTGAGATATGA
- a CDS encoding glycosyltransferase has protein sequence MRVIVGIPSYNNGETISFVVKQAAEGLKKYFGGGIVVNADGGSTDGTRDAVLKTKVPDGVEVHSFIYRWPIPGKGSAMKELMEFALGRDADAIVFVDSDLRSITPEWIYRFARPIEEGYDFVAPLYIRHKWDGTITNNIAYPMTASLYGKNVRQPIGGDFGISRRLMEVYLEDEDVWKTHVARFGVDIFLTTTAIARGFKIIQTALGMKIHDPKDPAASLGPMFNQVVGTLFMLMGRYENVWNGVRTIEPVPVFGELEKGEPEPVKVTLELLEIRAKELFAQHEPVLRRALSEETLKGVKEALKTLEFDDRLWSHVLYDGAVAYKNGILTEAEPLVPLYFAKTADFVKRTIDMSTLEAEKLIEERARIFLEEKDYLLERW, from the coding sequence ATGAGGGTTATCGTTGGGATTCCCAGTTACAACAACGGGGAAACAATTTCTTTTGTCGTGAAACAGGCTGCAGAGGGGCTGAAAAAATATTTTGGCGGTGGGATCGTCGTCAACGCCGACGGGGGGAGCACCGACGGGACGAGGGATGCAGTGCTGAAAACAAAGGTTCCGGATGGGGTGGAAGTCCACAGCTTCATCTACAGGTGGCCCATCCCTGGAAAGGGAAGCGCCATGAAGGAGCTCATGGAGTTCGCCCTCGGGAGGGACGCAGATGCCATAGTGTTCGTTGACAGCGACCTGAGGAGCATAACGCCGGAGTGGATATACCGCTTCGCCAGGCCCATAGAAGAAGGCTATGACTTCGTGGCACCGCTGTACATAAGGCACAAGTGGGACGGCACGATAACCAACAACATAGCCTACCCGATGACGGCTTCGCTCTACGGGAAGAACGTCAGGCAGCCGATAGGCGGGGACTTCGGAATAAGCAGAAGGCTCATGGAGGTCTACCTTGAAGACGAAGATGTCTGGAAGACCCACGTTGCCCGCTTTGGGGTGGACATATTCCTGACGACGACGGCCATAGCGAGGGGCTTCAAAATCATCCAGACGGCCCTGGGAATGAAGATACACGACCCCAAAGACCCGGCGGCCTCGTTAGGCCCCATGTTCAACCAGGTCGTTGGGACGCTGTTCATGCTGATGGGGAGGTATGAGAACGTCTGGAATGGTGTGAGAACAATAGAGCCAGTTCCGGTCTTTGGGGAGCTTGAGAAAGGTGAACCCGAGCCCGTAAAGGTGACCCTGGAGCTTCTTGAGATAAGAGCGAAGGAGCTCTTTGCCCAGCATGAGCCAGTGCTCAGAAGGGCCCTGAGCGAGGAGACCCTCAAGGGGGTGAAAGAAGCTCTCAAGACCTTAGAGTTCGACGACAGGCTCTGGAGCCACGTCCTCTACGACGGAGCGGTGGCGTACAAAAACGGAATCCTAACCGAGGCCGAGCCCCTAGTGCCGCTGTACTTTGCAAAGACGGCAGATTTCGTCAAGAGGACGATTGACATGAGCACGCTTGAGGCTGAAAAACTGATAGAGGAGAGGGCAAGGATATTCCTTGAAGAAAAGGACTACCTCTTGGAGCGCTGGTAG